From Coccinella septempunctata chromosome 4, icCocSept1.1, whole genome shotgun sequence, a single genomic window includes:
- the LOC123311619 gene encoding adhesive plaque matrix protein-like: MKYAIYILLVTTLFLAESETARKKRQNDLFSEEENNSIFESQKLDAKLRNEPDYQKELNGYRIPVITLDSSVLNDADIDSKNQFRTNSRKIESRNRPTYEFGQKILNGEEKTIRENEILQGGYASSVNSFQVNSQDGYIYEKPKVPFEEGPIPTQRPKAPSTTFQPQKIPSYQPSKTPARPTERPAYQFPSFKPSQQTTPRPSFPTYQQPKQTPAPQLPSYRPSPTVTSSVPSREPVTQTPFRPSSTKPSFSFPQQPQQKPQPQPTNGYNYPTPAKPFPQTVPSKPSFKPVETSTPQSPFGRPISSARPAPQGPPKLPSTPSIGFTEKPIYRPSQTFPPQVPSFQLPSTKKPPIQNAPTPSFKPQPPAVQTLQPAYRPPQTTPQRPSTQIPNIPYKPLPQKPSYQPSPKPGTIPNYRPAPSSSSSTGYIYDKPKVPFVEAPTPQRPNYRPTQTPSPQSPIYRPTPSPQFPNITPVKSTEKPATQRPFSVPSFPNYQPSPKPPQYKPPQLPSYQIPDFPKPQKPAYKPSTEPSRVPQFEKPSLVPSKPSFPQLPAYKPTPSPVEKPFTGYNYEKPKNPTIQPILKPIEYPSTPQPPIIRPIPQSPFPKPQATPTRVPAISRPTPSRPSYQPSYQPQYKPSPVPSTQKPLERPSPTPGFPTPGISFKPSSQKPAFVPSIPSNQYPTYKPQQPSYPAYTPQKPSYPSIQTPQRPIYTPSIRPQFPSSQVTISTPVPKEPSGYVYEKPKKPFIEAPSQTYKPSESPQRPSYQPQRPVSRPTYQPSPTPAQKLPTYRPTSEPPTYSPQQPAYKTSLPSTTIPQKPSALPSIPSYKPAQTPAPQPQQYRPIPQIPSYRPPQVSPSPQPAYKPFTPETSLPQRPSFIPSVPVPGYRPAPQTPSYQVSKKPEPQKPSYKPSLTPQIPEKPSFIPSLPSYQPNRTPTPQTPFSRPTPGPQIPQYRPQPAPYRPSGFPQQPTKRPQVPFSPTAVVTPPPNRVVPAGTPSPGYNYDKPKKPFVEVQTNKPFDSSQRPFKTPIQTPLPQQPAYRPIPSTQFPSYKPSFTFTETSKTPTIQEPVFRPSKPSYQPPSKQPVKTPSKPSYQLPQFSTPQTVIPQKPIQPIQTIQPQRPPSTGYVYEKPKKPVIQEISSSTYKPQPSSSSSYRPTPQPQFPSYQFATAPPTQPVKKPSLQPIPQFPSYQPAKKPAPFPISSQPPINIYSDATQKPPQFTTSKIPRPSPSFPSRPSSSQLFTSPKPSRKPVYEGPGYIPPVDVSTIKPQTFAQSTFKPYTYTPKPVGPIKTSKPFTYPTSTYKPAIFISPSTLKPFVPSYTTQKPITYVSSTYKPITNAPYVPVSTTDRSVPSTYKQFITSFTSTVRPSTFKPSTPQITTQRPYTYVAPSKKPFTYGPSFTPSVSISTSKPFTYSPSTYKPYIPQSSTQGSYSYVSSTQKPSTSKPFTYGPSFEPSVSTTSKPFTYGPSFQTSASTTFKPFTYGPSFKPSASTTSKPFTYGPTFQPSASTTSKPFTYGPSFKPSASTTPKPFTYGPSFKPSASTTSKPFTYSPSTYKPYQPVTSTLRPFVTSTTRPSTTQEDRHYLPPKSDGYLYPKPEIAFDFK; the protein is encoded by the exons ATG AAATACGCAATTTACATATTATTGGTGACTACGCTCTTTTTGGCAGAGTCAGAAACTGCCAGAAAAAAGAGACAGAATGACTTATTTTCCGAAGAGGAAAATAATAGCATTTTTGAAAGTCAAAAGTTGGATGCTAAACTTCGAAATGAACCTGATTATCAAAAAGAATTAAATGGTTACAGAATACCTGTTATTACCTTAGATTCCAGTGTCTTGAATGATGCTGATATTGATTCTAAGAATCAATTCAGAacaaattcgagaaaaattgaATCAAGAAATCGGCCGACTTACGAGTTTGGACAAAAGATACTCAATGGAGAAGAAAAAACCATAAGGGAGAATGAGATTTTGCAAGGGGGATATGCATCATCAGTTAACTCCTTTCAAGTCAACAGTCAGGATGGATATATTTATGAAAAGCCAAAGGTACCATTTGAAGAGGGTCCTATTCCAACACAACGCCCCAAAGCTCCATCGACAACATTTCAGCCACAAAAAATACCGAGCTATCAGCCGTCTAAAACTCCAGCGAGGCCAACAGAAAGACCTGCATATCAATTTCCATCATTTAAGCCGTCGCAgcagacaaccccaaggccaaGTTTTCCAACTTATCAACAACCAAAACAAACACCCGCCCCGCAGCTGCCGAGTTATCGTCCGTCGCCAACAGTAACAAGTTCGGTACCTTCCAGGGAGCCAGTGACCCAAACTCCGTTCAGACCTAGTTCGACTAAACCAAGTTTTTCATTCCCGCAACAGCCACAACAGAAACCACAGCCACAACCAACGAACGGATACAACTATCCCACGCCGGCGAAACCATTTCCACAAACTGTTCCATCAAAACCAAGCTTCAAACCGGTGGAAACTTCAACGCCACAATCGCCATTTGGGCGACCAATCTCGTCAGCACGACCTGCGCCTCAAGGACCACCGAAACTTCCTTCAACACCATCAATAGGATTCACCGAAAAGCCTATATATCGCCCATCACAAACATTTCCTCCACAAGTTCCTAGTTTCCAATTGCCTTCCACAAAGAAACCACCAATCCAAAATGCACCAACACCATCCTTCAAACCTCAACCTCCTGCAGTGCAAACACTTCAGCCAGCCTACAGACCTCCACAAACCACGCCACAGAGGCCTAGTACTCAAATTCCAAACATACCCTATAAACCACTTCCTCAAAAACCATCATATCAGCCTTCCCCTAAGCCTGGTACAATTCCAAACTATAGACCTGCCCCTAGCTCCTCCTCGTCAACAGGTTATATTTATGACAAACCCAAGGTCCCTTTCGTAGAAGCACCAACACCCCAACGACCGAACTATCGCCCAACCCAAACTCCTTCACCTCAGTCGCCAATCTATCGTCCAACACCATCACCTCAATTTCCTAATATTACTCCAGTAAAATCAACAGAAAAGCCAGCAACACAGAGGCCATTTTCAGTCCCTTCATTTCCAAATTATCAACCTTCCCCGAAACCTCCTCAATATAAACCACCACAATTACCTTCTTATCAAATTCCCGATTTTCCTAAACCACAGAAACCTGCATATAAGCCTTCAACTGAGCCCTCCCGTGTTCCCCAGTTTGAAAAACCCTCTTTAGTTCCTTCAAAACCTTCTTTTCCTCAGTTACCTGCGTATAAACCTACACCATCTCCAGTAGAAAAACCTTTCACAGGTTATAATTACGAGAAACCTAAAAATCCAACTATTCAACCAATTTTAAAACCAATAGAATATCCGTCAACTCCTCAACCTCCTATTATTCGTCCGATACCACAATCTCCGTTCCCCAAACCTCAAGCTACACCAACCAGAGTACCTGCAATTTCAAGACCAACTCCTTCCAGGCCGAGCTATCAACCATCATATCAACCCCAGTATAAACCTTCCCCAGTTCCTTCAACACAAAAACCCTTAGAACGCCCATCGCCGACTCCAGGTTTCCCAACTCCTGGTATATCATTCAAACCTTCATCTCAGAAGCCTGCTTTCGTTCCTTCGATACCAAGCAATCAGTATCCAACATACAAGCCTCAACAGCCGTCCTATCCAGCATATACGCCTCAAAAACCTTCGTATCCGTCAATTCAAACACCCCAACGTCCTATTTATACACCAAGTATCAGACCTCAGTTTCCTTCATCCCAAGTTACAATCAGTACTCCAGTTCCTAAAGAACCAAGTGGATATGTTTACGAAAAACCGAAAAAACCTTTCATTGAGGCACCATCACAAACATACAAACCCTCTGAGTCACCTCAACGGCCTAGCTATCAACCTCAGAGACCTGTTTCTCGGCCAACTTATCAGCCATCACCAACGCCTGCTCAAAAATTGCCCACGTATCGTCCAACCTCGGAACCCCCAACTTACAGCCCTCAACAGCCTGCCTATAAAACTTCATTGCCATCAACAACTATTCCCCAGAAACCTAGCGCACTTCCCTCTATACCAAGCTACAAACCTGCGCAAACTCCTGCTCCCCAGCCTCAGCAATACCGTCCAATTCCACAAATACCAAGTTATCGCCCTCCCCAGGTTTCTCCATCTCCTCAACCGGCATACAAGCCGTTTACTCCAGAAACATCCTTACCTCAAAGGCCAAGCTTCATTCCTTCTGTCCCAGTGCCTGGATATCGTCCGGCTCCACAAACACCAAGCTATCAGGTTTCTAAAAAACCTGAGCCTCAAAAACCTTCTTATAAACCCTCCTTGACACCACAGATTCCGGAAAAACCGAGTTTCATTCCTTCTTTACCCAGTTATCAACCTAACCGAACTCCAACACCACAAACACCTTTTAGTCGCCCAACACCTGGTCCACAAATTCCACAGTACAGGCCTCAACCAGCTCCATACAGGCCGAGTGGATTTCCACAGCAACCAACTAAAAGGCCACAGGTTCCCTTCTCTCCAACAGCTGTGGTAACGCCACCTCCTAATAGAGTTGTACCTGCAGGTACACCTTCACCTGGGTATAATTATGATAAACCAAAGAAACCATTTGTTGAAGTACAAACGAATAAACCTTTCGATAGTTCTCAACGTCCATTTAAAACACCTATTCAAACCCCTTTGCCACAGCAACCTGCTTATCGCCCAATACCATCAACCCAATTTCCGAGTTACAAACCCAGTTTTACATTTACAGAAACATCAAAGACCCCCACAATTCAGGAGCCCGTTTTTCGCCCATCAAAACCCAGTTATCAGCCTCCATCTAAACAACCAGTTAAAACTCCTTCAAAACCCAGCTATCAACTACCACAATTTTCGACACCCCAAACGGTAATACCACAAAAACCGATACAGCCAATTCAAACGATCCAACCACAACGTCCACCTTCAACTGGCTACGTTTATGAAAAGCCCAAAAAGCCAGTTATCCAAGAGATTTCGTCTTCCACTTATAAACCACAACCATCCTCGAGTTCATCTTATAGACCAACTCCACAGCCCCAATTCCCATCATATCAATTTGCAACAGCTCCACCCACTCAGCCTGTTAAAAAACCATCTTTACAACCCATTCCACAATTTCCTAGTTACCAACCCGCCAAAAAACCTGCACCTTTCCCAATATCTTCTCAACCTCCTATAAATATCTATTCTGATGCTACTCAAAAACCACCGCAATTTACTACAAGTAAAATCCCAAGACCTAGTCCATCCTTCCCTTCGAGGCCTTCTAGTTCACAACTATTCACTTCACCTAAACCGAGTCGGAAACCCGTTTATGAAGGCCCAGGCTACATTCCCCCTGTTGATGTTTCCACAATAAAACCTCAGACTTTTGCTCAGTCTACTTTTAAACCTTACACTTATACCCCAAAACCTGTTGGCccaattaaaacttcaaaacctTTTACTTATCCAACATCTACATACAAACCAGCAATTTTCATCAGTCCCTCTACCCTTAAACCTTTTGTACCTTCCTACACAACTCAGAAACCGATAACTTATGTTTCATCAACATATAAACCTATTACTAATGCACCTTACGTTCCGGTCAGTACTACTGATAGGTCAGTTCCTTCAACATATAAACAGTTCATTACTTCTTTCACTAGTACAGTTAGACCTTCAACCTTTAAGCCTTCTACACCTCAGATAACTACACAAAGACCTTATACCTATGTAGCGCCCTCAAAAAAACCATTTACGTATGGTCCCTCTTTCACCCCTTCCGTTTCAATTAGTACTTCGAAACCATTTACTTATAGTCCATCAACTTATAAGCCTTACATACCTCAAAGCAGTACACAAGGATCTTATTCATATGTATCGTCCACACAAAAACCATCTACATCCAAGCCATTCACCTATGGCCCTTCGTTCGAACCATCTGTGAGTACCACGTCAAAACCATTCACTTACGGTCCATCATTCCAAACTTCTGCAAGCACCACATTCAAACCGTTCACTTATGGTCCTTCGTTTAAACCTTCTGCAAGTACCACATCCAAACCATTCACTTATGGTCCTACGTTCCAACCTTCAGCGAGTACCACATCCAAACCCTTCACTTATGGACCTTCCTTCAAACCTTCAGCAAGTACCACACCCAAACCGTTCACTTACGGTCCTTCGTTCAAACCTTCTGCAAGTACCACATCAAAACCATTCACTTATAGCCCTTCTACCTACAAACCATACCAACCTGTAACATCAACTCTAAGGCCATTTGTTACTTCCACTACCCGACCCAGTACAACCCAAGAAGACAGACATTACTTGCCACCAAAATCTGATGGTTACTTATATCCTAAACCAGAGATTGCCTTCGATTTTAAATAA